A region from the Sandaracinus amylolyticus genome encodes:
- a CDS encoding alpha/beta hydrolase, producing MTVLWAVALVVGCGGDGPSAPNDAAVVDARVIERVDAQIPRDAGVDAAEAIDASSESRIDALVELLASETDVARVDSALRDVALRDGWPVREDGRWLFATRWDGSPPRVSLVGDVNAWSTSAHVATRAASGAHWFVVIDESTFVASAIGAKYKWWGEPDVYRAPFESLAYGYDDFGEHGWVRPPSDAPHLERFVAFDSAFLDAPRAVRAWLPAGFVARSEGASRVRTLLLHDGNNVFDPGALFGGWQVDATLAREGWSDVVAIAIDNAPDRMSAYTHVTDVIGGSTTGGRAADYLRMIEDEVLPFVRARYGIVASGRSLMIAGSSLGGLVSIWIASQRPELAGCVAGLSSTLGWGSIGRAGGADTLIARWSGRPAVAIYLDSGGSAGSGCVDSDGDGIDDDGDGRDNYCETRQMREVLRDAGYVDGVHLHYVHAPGAAHDEAAWRARFPAVLDACDASGWAAP from the coding sequence GTGACTGTGCTCTGGGCGGTGGCGCTGGTCGTGGGCTGCGGAGGTGACGGCCCATCCGCGCCGAACGACGCGGCGGTCGTCGATGCGCGCGTGATCGAGCGGGTCGACGCGCAGATCCCGCGCGACGCGGGTGTCGACGCCGCGGAGGCGATCGACGCGTCGAGCGAGTCGCGCATCGACGCGCTCGTCGAGCTGCTCGCGAGCGAGACGGACGTCGCGCGGGTCGACTCCGCGCTCCGCGATGTCGCGCTCCGCGACGGGTGGCCGGTGCGCGAGGACGGACGCTGGCTGTTCGCGACGCGCTGGGACGGATCGCCTCCGCGCGTGTCGCTCGTGGGAGACGTGAACGCGTGGTCGACGAGCGCGCACGTCGCGACGCGCGCCGCGAGCGGCGCGCACTGGTTCGTCGTGATCGACGAGAGCACGTTCGTCGCGAGCGCGATCGGCGCGAAGTACAAGTGGTGGGGCGAGCCCGACGTCTATCGCGCGCCGTTCGAGTCGCTCGCGTACGGATACGACGACTTCGGTGAGCACGGATGGGTGCGCCCGCCGAGCGATGCGCCGCACCTCGAGCGCTTCGTCGCGTTCGACTCGGCGTTCCTCGACGCGCCGCGTGCGGTGCGTGCGTGGCTGCCCGCGGGGTTCGTCGCACGCAGCGAGGGCGCGTCGCGCGTGCGCACGTTGCTCTTGCACGACGGCAACAACGTGTTCGATCCGGGCGCGCTCTTCGGCGGCTGGCAGGTCGACGCGACGCTCGCGCGGGAAGGATGGAGCGACGTCGTCGCGATCGCGATCGACAACGCGCCCGATCGCATGAGCGCGTACACGCACGTGACCGACGTGATCGGCGGCAGCACGACCGGCGGACGCGCAGCGGACTACCTGCGCATGATCGAGGACGAGGTGCTGCCCTTCGTGCGTGCGCGCTACGGCATCGTCGCGAGCGGGCGCTCGCTGATGATCGCGGGGAGCTCGCTCGGCGGACTCGTGTCGATCTGGATCGCGTCGCAGCGGCCGGAGCTCGCAGGGTGCGTCGCGGGTCTGTCGTCTACGCTGGGTTGGGGCTCGATCGGGCGCGCGGGCGGCGCGGACACGCTGATCGCGCGCTGGAGCGGACGTCCCGCGGTCGCCATCTACCTCGACTCCGGCGGGAGCGCGGGCAGCGGCTGTGTCGACTCCGACGGCGACGGCATCGACGACGACGGAGACGGTCGCGACAACTACTGCGAGACGCGGCAGATGCGCGAGGTGCTGCGCGATGCGGGCTACGTCGACGGAGTCCACCTGCACTACGTGCACGCACCGGGCGCCGCGCACGACGAGGCCGCGTGGCGCGCGCGCTTCCCCGCCGTGCTCGATGCATGCGACGCGTCGGGCTGGGCCGCGCCCTAG
- the pgsA gene encoding CDP-diacylglycerol--glycerol-3-phosphate 3-phosphatidyltransferase has protein sequence MSTAEHPPTPHAPAAAAPRVVVQKRTGIREDALNLPNLLTMLRIVLIPAVLWLITEGTPEGNFWAAIVYSVSAITDFIDGYLARRMKLVSVLGKFLDPLADKLLVMGTLVAMTAIGRVPAWAVILIVARELSITSLRVIAMSEGVTIAAGQGGKEKAALQMVAILMLILHQAFAIDFFFFQVHADFHEIGLALLYLSVFFALTSAGEYVKIFVDAVEQKEKRLAEEDRREP, from the coding sequence ATGAGCACAGCCGAGCATCCGCCCACGCCTCACGCGCCCGCTGCCGCCGCGCCGCGCGTCGTGGTGCAGAAGCGCACCGGCATCCGCGAGGACGCGCTCAACCTGCCGAACCTCCTCACGATGCTGCGCATCGTGCTGATCCCGGCGGTGCTCTGGCTCATCACCGAGGGCACGCCCGAAGGGAACTTCTGGGCGGCGATCGTCTACTCGGTCAGCGCGATCACCGACTTCATCGACGGCTACCTCGCGCGCCGGATGAAGCTCGTCAGCGTGCTCGGGAAGTTCCTCGATCCGCTCGCCGACAAGCTGCTCGTGATGGGCACGCTCGTCGCGATGACGGCGATCGGTCGCGTGCCCGCCTGGGCCGTGATCCTGATCGTCGCGCGCGAGCTCTCGATCACGAGCCTGCGCGTCATCGCGATGAGCGAGGGCGTGACGATCGCGGCAGGGCAGGGCGGCAAGGAGAAGGCCGCGCTGCAGATGGTCGCGATCCTGATGTTGATCCTGCACCAGGCGTTCGCGATCGACTTCTTCTTCTTCCAGGTCCACGCGGACTTCCACGAGATCGGCCTCGCGCTGCTCTACCTCAGCGTGTTCTTCGCGCTGACGAGCGCCGGCGAGTACGTGAAGATCTTCGTCGACGCCGTGGAGCAGAAGGAGAAGCGGCTCGCGGAAGAAGACCGCCGCGAGCCCTGA
- a CDS encoding NAD(P)/FAD-dependent oxidoreductase, with protein sequence MRYDAIIVGGGPAGLSAALQLGRARKRVLLCDVTPARNARAEHVHGLMTRDGTPPAELRAIGRAQLAQYDVEIRDGVRVTRIDGELDAFRATLADGSTVDARRVVLCNGMIDEIPELPGMRELWGRSVFQCPYCHGWEIQDRAFAALLAGPEWAIFGAFLRGWSKDVIAFTDARFEVPSDMRERLERANVRIEERRIRALVGEGDRLVAIELEDGTRVARDALFMKPPQRQTELVTQLDLALDDHGYVRVDPEGRTSVPGIFAAGDLTTMQQSAILGAAAGARAAYALNHELTLSTY encoded by the coding sequence ATGAGATACGACGCCATCATCGTCGGCGGTGGGCCCGCCGGGCTCTCCGCCGCGCTCCAGCTCGGACGAGCGCGCAAACGCGTGCTGCTCTGCGACGTGACGCCCGCGCGCAACGCGCGCGCCGAGCACGTGCACGGCTTAATGACGCGCGACGGAACGCCTCCCGCGGAGCTGCGCGCGATCGGGCGCGCCCAGCTCGCGCAGTACGACGTCGAGATCCGCGACGGCGTGCGCGTCACGCGCATCGACGGCGAGCTCGACGCGTTCCGCGCGACGCTCGCGGACGGAAGCACCGTCGACGCGCGGCGCGTCGTGCTGTGCAACGGGATGATCGACGAGATCCCCGAGCTGCCCGGCATGCGCGAGCTCTGGGGACGCTCGGTGTTCCAGTGCCCGTACTGCCACGGCTGGGAGATCCAGGATCGCGCGTTCGCCGCGCTGCTCGCGGGGCCCGAGTGGGCGATCTTCGGCGCGTTCTTGCGCGGCTGGTCGAAGGACGTGATCGCGTTCACCGACGCGCGCTTCGAGGTGCCGAGCGACATGCGCGAGCGGCTCGAGCGCGCGAACGTGCGCATCGAGGAGCGGCGCATCCGCGCGCTCGTCGGCGAGGGCGACCGGCTCGTCGCGATCGAGCTCGAGGACGGAACGCGCGTCGCGCGCGACGCGCTCTTCATGAAGCCGCCGCAGCGACAGACCGAGCTCGTCACGCAGCTCGATCTGGCGCTCGACGATCACGGCTACGTGCGCGTCGATCCGGAAGGTCGCACCAGCGTCCCGGGCATCTTCGCGGCGGGCGACCTGACGACGATGCAGCAGAGCGCGATCCTCGGCGCGGCCGCGGGCGCGCGCGCCGCGTACGCGCTGAACCACGAGCTCACGCTGTCGACGTACTGA
- a CDS encoding tetratricopeptide repeat protein has translation MAEDSTPPQAPPHARLPIDPGGDVGWDEDFLFHLSRGSELLLENRVVEAKEQLERALAYRPADAKGQDLLAGVYFRLGVYPRAIELWRGLVRTFPRDATLRVNLGLALFKTGQPEDALDHLRRALEVDPEHARAWGYVGLIKWRLGKLQEARDAFARGGQASMARRMEELVASSAGVLDVPPSEVRADDREVTEVRTTADAAIGRLGDDASLVLETTREAAHERKATGQWRVHEAGADPIPRSAHPTRPTPADAPMSLASLLDWWAPSVPSGEPLVVSSSGALLLSTEGALHARETGVRLVRGTPTSGPVTRRFRRPTDERLGDEEPILRWQGPLLAVITPRAGERFQALRIDDDVLYVVERFIAAFDDRVTFESGRLPEHAGAGRLALFRGSGSLVLRLPRPPTAVSVRTGEDVRVAPESLLGWTGRLFPLDEAVRDPEGDAILALRGDGTILLV, from the coding sequence ATGGCCGAGGACAGCACGCCCCCGCAGGCGCCACCGCACGCGCGCCTCCCGATCGACCCGGGAGGCGACGTCGGATGGGACGAGGATTTCCTCTTCCACCTCTCGCGCGGGAGCGAGCTGCTCCTCGAGAACCGCGTCGTCGAGGCGAAGGAGCAGCTCGAGCGCGCCCTCGCATATCGTCCCGCCGACGCGAAGGGCCAGGATCTCCTCGCCGGCGTCTACTTCCGCCTCGGCGTGTACCCGCGCGCGATCGAGCTGTGGCGCGGCCTCGTGCGCACCTTCCCGCGCGACGCGACGCTGCGCGTGAACCTCGGCCTCGCGCTGTTCAAGACGGGGCAGCCCGAGGACGCGCTCGATCACCTGCGGCGCGCGCTCGAGGTCGACCCCGAGCACGCGCGCGCGTGGGGCTACGTCGGGCTCATCAAGTGGCGGCTCGGCAAGCTCCAGGAGGCGCGCGACGCGTTCGCGCGCGGCGGACAGGCGTCGATGGCGCGCCGCATGGAAGAGCTCGTCGCGAGCTCCGCCGGCGTGCTCGACGTGCCGCCTTCCGAGGTGCGCGCCGACGATCGCGAGGTCACCGAGGTGCGCACCACCGCGGACGCCGCGATCGGTCGCCTCGGCGACGACGCGTCGCTCGTGCTCGAGACCACGCGCGAGGCGGCCCACGAGCGCAAGGCGACCGGACAATGGCGCGTGCACGAGGCAGGCGCCGACCCGATCCCGCGCAGCGCGCACCCGACGCGCCCGACGCCGGCCGACGCGCCGATGTCGCTCGCGTCGCTGCTCGACTGGTGGGCGCCTTCGGTGCCGAGCGGCGAGCCCCTCGTCGTGTCGTCGTCGGGCGCGCTCCTCCTCTCGACCGAAGGCGCGCTCCACGCGCGCGAGACCGGCGTGCGCCTGGTGCGGGGCACGCCGACGTCGGGCCCGGTCACGCGTCGCTTCCGCCGTCCGACCGACGAGCGCCTCGGCGACGAAGAGCCGATCCTGCGCTGGCAGGGCCCGCTCCTCGCGGTGATCACGCCGCGCGCCGGCGAGCGCTTCCAGGCGCTGCGCATCGACGACGACGTGCTCTACGTCGTCGAGCGCTTCATCGCGGCGTTCGACGATCGCGTCACGTTCGAGAGCGGCCGTCTGCCCGAGCACGCGGGCGCGGGGCGCCTCGCGCTCTTCCGCGGCAGCGGCTCGCTCGTCCTGCGTCTGCCGCGCCCACCGACCGCCGTGTCGGTCCGCACCGGCGAGGACGTGCGCGTCGCGCCCGAGTCGCTCCTCGGATGGACGGGCCGTCTCTTCCCGCTCGACGAGGCGGTGCGCGATCCCGAGGGCGACGCGATCCTCGCGCTGCGCGGCGACGGGACCATTCTCCTGGTGTGA
- a CDS encoding lysylphosphatidylglycerol synthase transmembrane domain-containing protein: protein MSEPSTTSAPPTRGLARRIMLGTVLGAMVFAGLSLYGDVRALAANLSTFAWSTFALALALASANYGIRFVRWQYYLRALDVHVPAGESLLVFLAGFVMSVTPGKLGEVFKSFLLWEARDVSVARTAPIVLAERLTDLLALVALTAIGSLFFDQGAVIAAIGGALVLSVIAVVSIRPLAELALAIAAKLPGLKRIAPRLREAWEALATLVRPAPLVMATLLATFSWGLECIALWAIVRGFEGATIELGPASLAYAASTIAGALAMLPGGLGVTEAGMAGSLQVLGVGVTASIATGATLLVRLATLWWAVVVGAIALFVLRRTSRK from the coding sequence ATGAGCGAGCCGAGCACGACGAGCGCGCCGCCGACGCGCGGCCTCGCGCGGCGGATCATGCTGGGCACGGTGCTCGGCGCGATGGTGTTCGCCGGGCTCTCGCTCTACGGCGACGTGCGCGCGCTGGCGGCGAACCTCTCGACGTTCGCGTGGAGCACGTTCGCGCTCGCCCTCGCGCTCGCGAGCGCGAACTACGGCATCCGCTTCGTGCGCTGGCAGTACTACCTGCGCGCGCTCGACGTGCACGTGCCGGCGGGCGAGAGCCTGCTCGTGTTCCTCGCGGGCTTCGTGATGAGCGTGACGCCGGGCAAGCTCGGCGAGGTCTTCAAGTCGTTCCTGCTGTGGGAAGCGCGCGACGTCTCGGTCGCGCGCACCGCGCCGATCGTGCTCGCGGAGCGATTGACCGATCTGCTCGCGCTCGTGGCGCTCACCGCGATCGGATCGCTCTTCTTCGATCAGGGCGCGGTCATCGCGGCGATCGGCGGCGCGCTGGTGCTCTCGGTGATCGCGGTGGTGTCGATCCGTCCGCTCGCGGAGCTCGCGCTCGCGATCGCGGCGAAGCTGCCGGGCTTGAAGCGCATCGCGCCCCGACTGCGCGAGGCGTGGGAGGCGCTCGCGACGCTGGTGCGCCCCGCGCCGTTGGTGATGGCGACGCTGCTCGCGACGTTCTCGTGGGGGCTCGAGTGCATCGCGCTCTGGGCGATCGTGCGCGGCTTCGAGGGCGCGACCATCGAGCTCGGCCCCGCGTCGCTCGCGTACGCGGCGTCGACGATCGCGGGCGCGCTCGCGATGTTGCCCGGCGGGCTCGGCGTGACCGAGGCGGGCATGGCGGGCTCGCTCCAGGTGCTCGGCGTGGGCGTGACCGCGTCGATCGCGACCGGCGCGACGCTGCTCGTGCGGCTCGCGACGCTGTGGTGGGCGGTCGTCGTCGGCGCGATCGCGCTGTTCGTGCTGCGACGCACCTCGCGGAAATGA
- the asnS gene encoding asparagine--tRNA ligase, with translation MSSSKIVRIEELGAHVGEKVTLQGWLYNKRSSGKLHFLEVRDGSGICQCVVFKGEVSPELFARADHLTQETSLRVTGTVREHGKLKGTFEVGVAELEVLAEPAREYPISPKEHGTDFLMDNRHLWLRSKRQWAILRVRAEIVAAVRDYFDSNGFTLVDAPIFTPNACEGTSNLFSTDYHGDPAYLTQSGQLYMEAAAAALGKAYCFGPTFRAEKSKTRRHLAEFWMVEPEVAFLDLDGDMDLAEDFLVSVVSRVLDKRRKELEILERDTKPLERVQKPFPRIRYHEAIEILRKAGHDAKVGDDFGGDEETVISQGFDRPVMVHRYPIDLKAFYFKRDPKDLSLALNVDVLAPEGYGEVIGGGQREEDLSKLEQSIDVHKLPREAFEWYLDLRRYGSFPHAGFGLGIERTVAWICGLPHVRETIPFPRMLNRLHP, from the coding sequence ATGTCGTCGTCGAAGATCGTTCGCATCGAAGAGCTCGGCGCCCACGTGGGCGAGAAGGTCACGCTCCAGGGCTGGCTCTACAACAAGCGCTCGAGCGGCAAGCTGCACTTCCTCGAGGTGCGCGACGGCAGCGGCATCTGTCAGTGCGTCGTGTTCAAGGGCGAGGTCTCGCCCGAGCTCTTCGCGCGCGCCGATCACCTGACGCAGGAGACGAGCCTCCGCGTGACCGGCACGGTGCGCGAGCACGGCAAGCTGAAGGGCACGTTCGAGGTCGGCGTCGCGGAGCTCGAGGTGCTGGCGGAGCCGGCGCGCGAGTACCCGATCTCGCCGAAGGAGCACGGCACCGACTTCCTGATGGACAACCGCCACCTCTGGCTGCGCAGCAAGCGCCAGTGGGCGATCCTGCGGGTGCGCGCCGAGATCGTCGCGGCGGTGCGCGACTACTTCGACTCGAACGGGTTCACGCTCGTCGACGCGCCGATCTTCACGCCCAACGCGTGCGAGGGGACGAGCAACCTCTTCTCGACCGACTATCACGGCGACCCCGCGTACCTCACGCAGTCGGGCCAGCTGTACATGGAGGCGGCAGCGGCGGCGCTCGGCAAGGCGTACTGCTTCGGCCCGACGTTCCGCGCGGAGAAGAGCAAGACGCGCCGGCACCTCGCGGAGTTCTGGATGGTCGAGCCCGAGGTCGCGTTCCTCGATCTCGACGGCGACATGGATCTCGCCGAGGACTTCCTCGTCAGCGTCGTGTCGCGCGTGCTCGACAAGCGGCGCAAGGAGCTCGAGATCCTCGAGCGCGACACGAAGCCGCTCGAGCGCGTGCAGAAGCCCTTCCCGCGCATCCGCTACCACGAGGCGATCGAGATCCTGCGCAAGGCGGGCCACGACGCGAAGGTCGGCGACGACTTCGGCGGCGACGAGGAGACGGTGATCTCGCAGGGCTTCGATCGCCCCGTGATGGTCCACCGCTATCCGATCGACCTGAAGGCGTTCTACTTCAAGCGCGACCCGAAGGACCTCTCGCTCGCGCTCAACGTCGACGTGCTCGCGCCGGAGGGCTACGGCGAGGTGATCGGCGGGGGTCAGCGCGAGGAGGACCTGAGCAAGCTCGAGCAGTCGATCGACGTGCACAAGCTGCCGCGCGAAGCGTTCGAGTGGTACCTCGACCTGCGCCGCTACGGCTCGTTCCCGCACGCGGGCTTCGGGCTCGGCATCGAGCGCACGGTCGCGTGGATCTGCGGTCTGCCGCACGTGCGCGAGACCATCCCGTTCCCGCGCATGCTGAACCGCCTGCACCCCTGA
- a CDS encoding cytochrome C oxidase subunit IV family protein, which translates to MKSDFHDAEDPHHEGAVHVHVHPVKLYVAVFLGLIALTIITVATSYLDIDGLIRPGTPAGAGGFNLGLAMLIATSKAALVVTWFMHLKDDNRFNALVFVGSVLFAGIFLAYTINDTAYRGQTDPFNGVYVRPDTGERAPGGIDHVIAGEEPEAGIAAPEVDAPAEGGATPSGEHH; encoded by the coding sequence ATGAAGTCCGACTTCCACGACGCCGAAGACCCGCATCACGAGGGCGCAGTGCACGTCCACGTGCACCCGGTGAAGCTCTACGTGGCCGTCTTCCTCGGGCTGATCGCGCTCACGATCATCACGGTGGCGACGAGCTATCTCGACATCGACGGCCTCATCCGCCCCGGCACGCCGGCGGGCGCGGGCGGGTTCAACCTGGGCCTCGCGATGCTGATCGCGACGAGCAAGGCCGCGCTCGTCGTCACGTGGTTCATGCACCTGAAGGACGACAACCGCTTCAACGCGCTGGTGTTCGTCGGCTCGGTGCTCTTCGCGGGGATCTTCCTCGCCTACACGATCAACGACACCGCGTACCGCGGGCAGACCGACCCGTTCAACGGCGTCTACGTCCGCCCCGACACCGGTGAGCGCGCGCCCGGCGGCATCGACCACGTGATCGCCGGCGAAGAGCCCGAGGCCGGCATCGCCGCGCCGGAGGTCGACGCGCCGGCCGAAGGTGGCGCGACGCCGAGCGGCGAGCACCACTGA
- a CDS encoding cytochrome c oxidase subunit 3 family protein, producing MATPTTESAAHDEHAHGSHGAHSHAAPKWLQHHFDMPVQQFEAAKLGMWAFLAQEILFFSGLFVAYAVIRQQYPEAFAAGSHQLDKIMGGINTIVLLFSSLTAALSVRSAQLGKKNEVNLYLGITILCAFGFLIIKYFEYAAKIEHGLLPGQYWHPHLEHGHALFPAHTHVFFGVYFMLTGLHGLHVAIGIGILAWIMWRNNRGEFSKDYWTPVDLAALYWHLVDLIWIYLFPLLYLI from the coding sequence ATGGCGACCCCGACCACCGAGAGCGCGGCGCACGACGAGCACGCGCACGGCTCGCATGGCGCGCACAGCCATGCGGCGCCGAAGTGGCTCCAGCACCACTTCGACATGCCGGTCCAGCAGTTCGAGGCGGCCAAGCTGGGCATGTGGGCCTTCCTCGCGCAGGAGATCCTGTTCTTCAGCGGTCTCTTCGTCGCGTACGCCGTGATCCGTCAGCAGTACCCGGAGGCGTTCGCCGCCGGGTCGCACCAGCTCGACAAGATCATGGGCGGCATCAACACGATCGTGCTGCTCTTCAGCTCGCTGACCGCCGCGCTCTCGGTGCGGTCGGCGCAGCTCGGCAAGAAGAACGAGGTCAACCTCTACCTCGGCATCACGATCCTCTGCGCGTTCGGGTTCTTGATCATCAAGTACTTCGAGTACGCGGCGAAGATCGAGCACGGCCTGCTGCCGGGTCAGTACTGGCACCCGCACCTGGAGCACGGCCACGCGCTCTTCCCGGCGCACACGCACGTGTTCTTCGGCGTGTACTTCATGCTGACCGGTCTGCACGGTCTGCACGTCGCGATCGGCATCGGGATCCTCGCGTGGATCATGTGGCGCAACAACCGCGGCGAGTTCTCGAAGGACTACTGGACGCCCGTCGACCTCGCCGCGCTGTACTGGCACCTCGTCGATCTCATCTGGATCTACCTCTTCCCGCTCCTCTACCTGATCTGA
- a CDS encoding PPC domain-containing DNA-binding protein — translation MIVFESRIARRFVGRLERGEEVIATLRQLCEHERIRAAWIHGAGMLEWVELTEWDPEREAWRAPRRVEGPLTVLSLEGNVSIRNGPPWVQLHVMVARQTGPGTFETLGGTVASARVYALEFAFDVYEDVRLERDEEAATGLSLFKGSSVRGVFARAGERTQELARPKPAPVVEDDEDEPEEEQPASRTAAATPAAATGGGVSWAVAAAVSQEAEKRAAAMPARRAPPSPPPLIPDVTTPKAVPIPEARERDTSFLDEPIPQKGDFVDHRQFGLCRVEGEDEDGGLRIRLPSGVRKVIRLDFLEVLPPRHEGDRKVFPLRPRKR, via the coding sequence ATGATCGTCTTCGAGAGCCGCATCGCGCGTCGCTTCGTGGGACGGCTCGAGCGCGGCGAAGAGGTGATCGCCACCCTTCGTCAGCTCTGCGAGCACGAGCGCATCCGCGCCGCGTGGATCCACGGCGCGGGCATGCTCGAGTGGGTCGAGCTCACCGAGTGGGATCCCGAGCGCGAGGCGTGGCGTGCGCCGCGTCGCGTGGAAGGTCCGCTCACCGTGCTCTCGCTCGAGGGCAACGTCTCGATCCGCAACGGGCCGCCCTGGGTCCAGCTGCACGTGATGGTCGCGCGGCAGACCGGGCCGGGCACGTTCGAGACGCTCGGCGGCACGGTCGCGTCGGCGCGCGTGTACGCGCTCGAGTTCGCGTTCGACGTCTACGAGGACGTGCGCCTCGAGCGCGACGAAGAGGCGGCCACCGGGCTCTCGCTGTTCAAGGGCTCGAGCGTGCGCGGCGTGTTCGCGCGCGCCGGCGAGCGCACCCAGGAGCTCGCGCGCCCGAAGCCCGCGCCGGTCGTCGAGGACGACGAGGACGAGCCCGAGGAAGAGCAGCCCGCTTCGCGCACCGCGGCCGCCACGCCGGCCGCCGCGACCGGGGGCGGCGTGTCGTGGGCGGTCGCGGCCGCGGTCTCGCAAGAGGCCGAGAAACGCGCGGCCGCGATGCCCGCGAGGCGTGCGCCGCCCAGCCCGCCGCCGCTGATCCCGGACGTCACCACGCCGAAGGCGGTGCCGATCCCCGAGGCGCGCGAGCGCGACACCTCGTTCCTCGACGAGCCGATCCCGCAGAAGGGCGACTTCGTCGATCACCGTCAGTTCGGCCTCTGCCGCGTCGAGGGCGAGGACGAGGACGGAGGGCTGCGCATCCGGCTCCCGTCGGGTGTGCGCAAGGTGATCCGCCTCGACTTCCTCGAGGTCCTCCCCCCGCGTCACGAGGGGGATCGCAAGGTGTTCCCGCTCCGCCCGCGCAAGCGCTGA
- a CDS encoding DUF962 domain-containing protein — protein MKVRLDPEWSLLLEQYKGDHQDRRNQLTHMIGIPMILASLPLAISIVGLPVAVGLFTVGWGFQFAGHAFEGNDPAFFGDRRNLVVGVIWWAQKSGLIELEHAVAA, from the coding sequence GTGAAGGTTCGTCTCGACCCCGAGTGGAGCCTGCTGCTCGAGCAGTACAAAGGCGATCATCAGGATCGTCGCAACCAGCTGACGCACATGATCGGCATCCCGATGATCCTCGCGAGCCTCCCGCTCGCGATCAGCATCGTCGGCCTGCCCGTCGCCGTCGGGCTCTTCACGGTCGGCTGGGGCTTCCAGTTCGCCGGGCACGCGTTCGAGGGCAACGACCCGGCGTTCTTCGGGGATCGCCGCAACCTCGTGGTCGGCGTCATCTGGTGGGCGCAGAAGTCGGGCCTCATCGAGCTCGAGCACGCCGTCGCGGCCTGA